One Rossellomorea aquimaris DNA window includes the following coding sequences:
- a CDS encoding SCO family protein — protein MGFKCMIAAVALSLFFLAGCQGENVEESFPMKVEVGDLAAMDQNGETTSLAELNEGKIVIADFIFTNCDTVCLPMTANMSKLQKKISEAGFDDDVQLVSISVDPEHDSPEVLKEYSGRYEMNDENWSFLTGYSRDEIESFANVSFKTPAAQVEGSNQFVHGTSFYLVSENGILLKQYEGVSNPPFEEIIEDIEKLK, from the coding sequence GTGGGATTTAAATGTATGATTGCTGCGGTTGCATTATCTCTTTTCTTCTTGGCTGGCTGCCAGGGGGAGAATGTTGAGGAGTCTTTTCCTATGAAAGTAGAGGTCGGTGATTTGGCTGCCATGGATCAGAATGGAGAGACTACGTCTTTAGCTGAGCTGAATGAGGGAAAGATTGTGATTGCCGATTTCATCTTTACGAATTGTGATACCGTTTGCCTTCCTATGACGGCGAATATGTCGAAGCTTCAAAAGAAGATAAGTGAAGCGGGATTTGATGATGATGTCCAGCTTGTTTCGATTAGTGTGGATCCCGAACATGACTCTCCTGAAGTGTTGAAGGAATATAGCGGCCGCTATGAAATGAATGATGAGAATTGGAGCTTTTTGACGGGATACTCACGTGACGAGATCGAATCATTCGCCAATGTCTCCTTTAAAACTCCTGCTGCTCAAGTGGAAGGCTCTAATCAATTTGTTCATGGAACTTCTTTCTATTTAGTGAGTGAAAATGGGATTCTGCTGAAGCAGTATGAAGGGGTATCCAATCCTCCTTTTGAAGAGATCATCGAGGATATTGAGAAGTTGAAGTAA
- a CDS encoding helix-turn-helix domain-containing protein, whose amino-acid sequence MHTGEIIRFYREKAGLTQSQLGEGICTTTHVSKIERGKTAYSDDIISLFSERLGIDIHHEITTFHQVEKQLQLWHNSIIMRRMNLVEQMKSELEKSPFLESSKYGVYYHLLRARYYLLHNKDDLSSNILDSIHRGSSPLTAYETNLFLHVQGLIYIRDNTDENQQKALQVLKKIDMDTYKNEECYYHISIAYHCIGNKVMSYFYAGKALSFFKKTNNYTGAIKAETLMLLQLSSEMYLEFEDLVERYKSLIQDTDSLGYSDQKGALLNNLGYEYYNREEYALAKKCFKEALNLAEKGSIPYLRRLCNFTDACIEGNLANSKQIKKHIQHGLSESKSANSTQFTILFELFSLHMDNKSDDYFSYLESKALPYFFETKNVLLIERFGKVLYEYYVESEEFKKAVQLSNLLMR is encoded by the coding sequence ATGCACACAGGGGAAATCATTCGATTTTATAGGGAGAAAGCAGGTCTCACCCAGTCTCAATTGGGGGAAGGGATATGTACAACGACGCATGTCAGTAAGATCGAGAGGGGTAAAACAGCTTATTCAGATGATATTATCTCACTCTTTTCAGAGCGTCTTGGAATCGATATTCATCACGAAATCACCACTTTTCACCAAGTCGAAAAGCAACTTCAGCTCTGGCATAATAGCATCATCATGAGGAGGATGAATCTCGTGGAACAAATGAAATCCGAACTTGAAAAGTCTCCGTTTCTCGAGTCCTCGAAATATGGAGTCTATTATCACTTACTTAGGGCGAGGTACTACCTCCTGCATAATAAAGATGACCTCTCTTCAAACATTCTGGATTCCATCCATAGGGGTTCAAGCCCTCTCACAGCCTATGAGACAAATCTGTTTCTTCACGTTCAAGGACTGATCTATATAAGAGACAACACGGATGAAAACCAGCAAAAAGCGTTGCAAGTCTTAAAGAAGATAGATATGGATACATATAAAAATGAAGAATGCTATTATCATATATCAATTGCTTATCACTGTATTGGAAATAAAGTGATGTCCTACTTTTATGCCGGTAAAGCCCTCAGTTTTTTTAAAAAGACGAATAATTACACCGGTGCAATCAAGGCTGAGACCTTAATGCTCCTTCAGTTGAGCAGTGAGATGTATCTCGAATTCGAGGATCTGGTGGAAAGATATAAGAGCCTGATTCAGGACACCGATTCACTTGGGTATTCAGATCAAAAAGGGGCTCTCCTAAATAACTTGGGGTATGAGTATTACAATCGTGAAGAATATGCCCTTGCCAAAAAATGCTTTAAAGAAGCGCTGAACCTGGCGGAAAAAGGGTCAATACCTTATTTGCGGCGATTATGTAACTTTACAGATGCTTGCATTGAAGGAAATCTCGCAAATTCAAAACAGATAAAGAAACACATCCAACACGGTCTATCTGAAAGCAAAAGCGCAAACAGCACCCAATTCACTATCTTATTTGAACTTTTTTCTCTCCATATGGACAATAAGAGCGATGACTACTTTTCCTATCTCGAAAGCAAAGCACTGCCCTATTTTTTTGAAACAAAGAATGTGCTGTTGATTGAAAGGTTCGGGAAGGTGCTCTATGAATATTACGTAGAATCCGAGGAGTTTAAAAAAGCGGTTCAATTATCGAATCTATTAATGAGATAA
- a CDS encoding TasA family protein, giving the protein MSFAKKVSRGVLTAALGFSLMGGGTYAYFSDTVETQNTFAAGTLDLAVNPEVVVNVENIKPGDEIQREFTLENNGTLDIYKVLLGTSYTVDDAMLNGAANADDMAKHIKVTIMYNQGSAYSPVVETSLYELKDQTPDLTAMNTFVGSEVVPDGIPAGGKEKIMVLFEFVDNGEDQNEFQGDALQVNWTFNAEQGEGTLHE; this is encoded by the coding sequence ATGAGTTTTGCAAAGAAGGTAAGCAGGGGAGTATTAACGGCGGCATTAGGATTTTCATTAATGGGTGGAGGTACATACGCATATTTTAGCGATACAGTTGAGACTCAGAATACGTTCGCAGCAGGTACATTGGATCTCGCCGTGAACCCGGAAGTCGTCGTCAATGTGGAAAACATCAAGCCTGGTGATGAAATCCAGCGTGAATTCACATTAGAAAACAATGGGACACTGGATATCTACAAAGTACTACTCGGGACGAGCTATACAGTTGACGATGCGATGCTGAATGGAGCTGCAAACGCAGATGACATGGCCAAGCATATCAAAGTCACCATTATGTACAATCAAGGAAGCGCGTATTCACCGGTAGTGGAAACCTCTCTATATGAACTGAAAGATCAAACACCGGATCTTACGGCCATGAATACATTCGTAGGCAGTGAAGTCGTTCCTGATGGTATTCCGGCGGGTGGCAAAGAGAAAATCATGGTCCTGTTTGAATTCGTGGATAACGGAGAAGACCAAAATGAATTCCAGGGAGACGCCCTGCAAGTGAATTGGACGTTCAATGCTGAGCAAGGTGAAGGGACTCTTCATGAATAA
- a CDS encoding signal peptidase I, with protein MVVGVALILFCSLAFIVLSSKASGGEPTILNHQFKVVLSGSMEPTFQTGSIIVIEKSKNNAAYKKDQIITFRSEDKLITHRIIDTKESNGQTLYITKGDNNDAPDRGYVLSQNIVGSYKDFTIPYIGYMVNYASSKIGSALLLFIPGLLLVLSAARSIFVTLKEVEMKTTG; from the coding sequence ATGGTGGTGGGTGTCGCCTTGATCCTATTCTGTTCCCTTGCTTTCATCGTCCTATCATCAAAAGCATCAGGCGGTGAGCCCACCATCTTGAATCATCAATTTAAAGTCGTTCTATCAGGTTCCATGGAGCCAACCTTTCAAACGGGATCCATCATTGTGATTGAGAAATCCAAGAACAATGCTGCCTATAAAAAAGATCAAATCATCACCTTTCGCTCCGAGGATAAGTTAATCACCCATAGAATCATCGATACGAAAGAGAGTAACGGTCAGACCCTGTATATCACAAAAGGGGACAACAATGACGCGCCGGATAGGGGTTATGTGTTATCTCAAAACATCGTAGGAAGCTACAAGGATTTTACCATCCCCTACATAGGCTACATGGTGAACTATGCTTCATCCAAAATCGGATCTGCCCTTTTGCTTTTTATTCCGGGGTTGCTGCTGGTCTTATCAGCGGCACGATCCATTTTTGTGACATTAAAGGAAGTCGAAATGAAGACCACTGGTTGA
- a CDS encoding DUF4047 domain-containing protein yields MKGRFSKLVIPSLLLMNLSLTIHLMGETEASFSNQEAVDNMTFSAAFVFPSTIKEMEKETSQHVNEIAKMYKGYQKLNLDEALLLKETLISLEQELQSLHKELDGYYQQALKNPEEFNYVIKGFDRVEKLVVELDSPMKLSQLQSYIESLKEKSQAGPAKGVEEEGERIEPVKPAEPEAEVDQEVTGEVEPDAVVIETESEPNAETTIETSDLTIESNEEEGGESP; encoded by the coding sequence ATGAAAGGACGTTTCAGTAAACTAGTCATTCCAAGTCTATTACTAATGAATCTATCATTAACTATTCATCTAATGGGAGAAACGGAAGCCTCGTTTTCAAATCAGGAGGCGGTTGACAATATGACGTTTTCAGCAGCATTTGTATTTCCATCTACTATTAAGGAAATGGAAAAAGAAACGAGTCAGCATGTCAATGAGATTGCAAAGATGTATAAAGGCTATCAGAAGTTGAACCTGGATGAGGCTCTTCTTTTAAAAGAAACATTGATCTCTCTTGAACAAGAGTTACAAAGCCTCCATAAGGAGTTAGATGGTTATTATCAACAAGCTTTAAAGAACCCGGAAGAGTTCAATTATGTCATTAAAGGATTTGATCGGGTGGAGAAGCTGGTAGTGGAATTGGATTCTCCGATGAAATTGTCCCAACTACAATCGTATATTGAGAGTTTGAAAGAGAAATCTCAAGCAGGGCCAGCTAAGGGTGTTGAGGAAGAGGGAGAGAGGATTGAGCCAGTTAAACCTGCTGAACCCGAAGCCGAAGTGGATCAGGAGGTTACGGGTGAAGTAGAGCCTGATGCGGTAGTCATTGAAACTGAATCTGAACCTAATGCTGAAACAACGATTGAAACCTCTGATCTTACTATAGAATCCAATGAAGAAGAAGGAGGAGAGTCACCATGA
- a CDS encoding M4 family metallopeptidase — protein MIGLKQKKMKKRALPVLIATSIAFGSLAAPGYNVLANDQVKSSPSYIVEAWDAPEGLSKEDVLYQFLQAKVVNPQAKTIVSLDAVKDQFKIIQKEADKQTGSYHFRTVEQFGGVPVYGSEQTIALDSNNDVKAFFGKISKNLSKTAVSTEAAISKEEALATVKASIDGEIGKVDAYDGIESELIIYPHEGKYVLSYLVKASTSVPAPGYFHYFVDATTGEVINHFNKIHEETKDFKASPTAAATSSVKASAKALPPVAEPAQARGMDIFGNLHTFNAVKDLSNGSHYLFDGTRANGVHTFKANQMPPTTFILLSALLGLTGFEVTSPRNFFYDPAAVSAHVNAGKVYDYYKTKFQRNSLDNNGMKLVSTVHIGEKWSNAAWNGKQMLYGDGDGERMISLSGGLDVIGHEMTHGVIDKTADLIYENESGAINESIADILGAFVENKTGDDLWLLGEDIWTPNTPGDGLRDMKDPASVYIGGYTESGYYPDHYDDRYLGELDKGGVHINSSINNKAAYLLTDGGTHHGVTVTGVGKAKAEKIYYRALTLYLTASSGFSEMRQAAVQAARDLYPDRNGESSAEVKAVEAAYDAVGVE, from the coding sequence GTGATTGGTTTGAAACAAAAGAAGATGAAGAAGAGAGCACTGCCAGTGTTGATTGCAACCTCCATTGCATTTGGAAGTCTTGCAGCACCAGGCTACAACGTGCTTGCGAATGATCAAGTGAAGAGCAGTCCTTCCTACATAGTAGAGGCGTGGGATGCCCCTGAAGGATTATCGAAAGAAGATGTACTGTATCAATTCTTACAAGCGAAGGTCGTCAATCCACAAGCGAAAACCATCGTATCCCTTGATGCGGTGAAGGATCAATTCAAGATAATCCAAAAAGAAGCCGACAAACAAACAGGTTCCTATCATTTTAGAACAGTCGAGCAGTTTGGCGGGGTTCCTGTATATGGTTCAGAACAAACAATCGCACTTGACTCAAACAATGATGTGAAAGCGTTCTTCGGTAAAATTTCTAAAAATCTATCAAAAACGGCAGTCTCAACAGAAGCAGCCATCTCCAAAGAAGAAGCACTGGCAACAGTGAAGGCAAGCATCGATGGGGAGATTGGCAAAGTCGATGCCTATGATGGAATCGAGTCGGAATTGATCATCTATCCCCATGAAGGAAAATATGTTCTATCTTATTTAGTAAAAGCATCGACATCCGTACCGGCTCCTGGCTATTTCCACTACTTTGTGGATGCGACAACCGGTGAAGTCATCAATCATTTCAATAAAATTCATGAAGAAACGAAAGACTTTAAAGCGAGCCCAACAGCTGCAGCAACAAGTTCTGTTAAAGCTTCAGCGAAAGCACTTCCTCCTGTCGCAGAACCTGCTCAGGCAAGAGGGATGGACATCTTTGGAAATCTTCATACGTTCAATGCTGTAAAGGATCTGTCGAATGGATCCCATTATCTATTCGACGGCACTCGCGCCAATGGTGTTCACACATTTAAAGCAAATCAGATGCCACCGACTACATTCATCCTCCTTTCAGCTTTATTAGGATTAACAGGGTTTGAAGTAACAAGTCCAAGAAACTTCTTCTATGATCCGGCTGCCGTTTCTGCCCATGTGAATGCAGGGAAAGTATATGATTACTACAAGACTAAATTTCAACGTAATTCTTTGGATAACAATGGGATGAAGCTTGTTTCCACCGTTCACATCGGGGAAAAATGGAGCAATGCTGCATGGAACGGAAAGCAAATGCTGTACGGTGATGGCGACGGTGAGCGCATGATCTCCCTTTCAGGCGGACTGGATGTCATCGGACATGAAATGACTCACGGTGTCATCGATAAAACAGCTGATCTCATCTATGAAAACGAATCCGGTGCAATCAACGAATCAATCGCAGATATTCTGGGAGCATTCGTAGAAAACAAAACAGGCGACGACCTGTGGCTGCTCGGAGAAGATATTTGGACGCCGAACACACCAGGTGACGGTCTTCGTGACATGAAGGATCCCGCTTCTGTTTACATCGGGGGATACACAGAGTCAGGCTACTACCCTGATCACTATGACGATCGTTATTTAGGGGAACTGGATAAAGGCGGTGTTCATATCAACAGCTCCATCAACAATAAAGCTGCTTACTTGTTAACCGATGGTGGAACACACCATGGTGTAACTGTGACAGGAGTCGGCAAAGCGAAAGCAGAGAAAATCTACTACCGTGCATTGACTCTTTATTTGACAGCTTCATCAGGCTTCAGTGAAATGAGACAAGCGGCAGTCCAGGCTGCGAGAGATCTGTATCCTGACCGAAATGGCGAGTCTTCTGCAGAGGTTAAGGCTGTTGAAGCGGCTTATGATGCGGTGGGTGTGGAGTAA
- a CDS encoding HAMP domain-containing sensor histidine kinase: MTRASAMLIEFLENHSDEFLQNWRKSIVISDNDLYKEEVLNNGVKMFQLVKRAIETPLSEEEITYLAYKTALERVNANVNISEFVYNVNVGKSIIIKWVSNSGIELRELQPIIEEINALFDRFSYLAVRKYTEIKEQQLQEKELYIDQTHKERLTILGQMSSSFVHEFRNPLTSIIGFTKLLQNGYPDLPYLDIMQHELEQLNYRISQFLHVSRKDLIESIREEIILTDHLEETIEFLYPSLLDGDVSIEFQCDASIKVLGNRDELRQVFLNLIMNSIDALQEVEGERLITVSCEVEAGKTKLQISNNGPRIKEETIEAIFEPFYTTKDLGTGIGLYICKKLIEKHGGEIRCQSNDEWTTFTIGIPVESNVVI, from the coding sequence ATGACTAGGGCTTCTGCCATGCTAATTGAATTTCTTGAAAATCATTCAGACGAATTTTTACAAAATTGGCGTAAGAGTATCGTCATTTCAGATAATGATCTTTACAAAGAAGAAGTGTTGAACAATGGGGTGAAAATGTTTCAGTTAGTGAAACGTGCGATCGAAACGCCCCTCAGTGAAGAGGAAATTACCTATCTCGCCTATAAGACCGCCTTGGAACGGGTAAACGCAAACGTGAATATAAGTGAGTTTGTTTATAACGTGAATGTCGGGAAAAGTATCATTATCAAGTGGGTGAGTAATTCAGGAATTGAGCTCCGGGAATTGCAGCCCATCATTGAAGAAATCAACGCGCTTTTCGACCGATTTTCCTACTTAGCCGTTAGAAAATATACGGAAATTAAAGAGCAACAGCTCCAGGAAAAGGAGTTGTATATCGATCAAACCCATAAAGAACGGCTGACAATCCTGGGCCAGATGAGCTCGAGCTTTGTCCATGAATTCAGAAACCCCCTCACGTCGATCATCGGATTTACCAAGCTCTTGCAAAACGGTTATCCTGACTTACCTTACCTCGATATTATGCAACATGAGCTGGAGCAATTGAATTACCGAATCTCCCAATTCCTCCATGTGTCGAGAAAGGATTTGATTGAGAGTATCAGGGAAGAGATCATTCTTACAGATCATCTGGAAGAGACTATTGAATTTTTATATCCGAGCCTTCTGGATGGTGATGTATCCATTGAGTTTCAATGTGATGCTTCCATCAAGGTGTTGGGAAACAGGGATGAGCTTAGACAGGTCTTTCTTAACCTCATCATGAACTCTATTGACGCCCTTCAGGAAGTAGAAGGAGAACGTCTAATCACGGTTTCATGCGAAGTGGAAGCAGGGAAGACAAAACTTCAAATCTCCAACAACGGTCCACGGATCAAAGAAGAAACCATCGAAGCCATTTTCGAACCTTTTTATACGACAAAAGACCTCGGAACGGGAATCGGTCTTTATATTTGTAAAAAGCTGATTGAAAAGCATGGCGGGGAAATCCGCTGTCAGTCGAACGATGAGTGGACGACGTTTACGATAGGTATTCCAGTAGAATCGAATGTAGTTATATAA
- a CDS encoding LamG-like jellyroll fold domain-containing protein has translation MRLDKKHMLFMTGLAGLMVLLWVLFPPVISGRDMEERGPSTTIAAHWIFSKDYIQSGTITGKDLVMKDVSGNTNHLRLINLEGSNQKLPFIRWSEEDYEQKDAVETLQFTHKKSDAGGQYFQTGKDAPLNHNRFKNGYTIEAIFKLPKQFSPKDHGGMGILSRGGQRSNLTVSDFKQVQWASHPLNLQRTETDWSLALDSEEDWYHVAVVNDGKNTSIYINGVADFRHSTVEMIGIDFAKGKGWNIGASEKENKADALFAGNLQEIRIANRSLPKEDWLIQHKPGEHVKNGSNRYQSLRTKKKNYSFLFVPDPQKTVRYKPEIFKEQMRWISKRYERLNIAMTAFLGDMVDQSDSLEEWVHSSTSVGILDQRKAPYVTIAGNHDYGKGDPYLKYYGSGRFADKSYYKDSSPTGYSSYSIIKAGSYHYLFLSLDMEHMKEDIPWAKKVLKAHPKTPTILLSHQILNIEGVTPMETERGTLVWYELVHPFNQVFMTVNGHHHGSTHRVKQNAAGNPVLQMLVDYQSGYHGGNGWMRFAEFDEADEMISFKTYSPWVDKLPRPQKTYFDVAYLTGVRDQFKVPFNFEERFNFVQ, from the coding sequence TTGAGATTAGACAAAAAACACATGCTATTCATGACGGGACTGGCGGGTTTGATGGTTCTACTTTGGGTGTTGTTCCCTCCTGTCATTTCGGGACGGGACATGGAAGAGAGAGGTCCTTCTACAACCATCGCCGCCCATTGGATCTTCTCGAAGGATTATATTCAATCCGGAACGATCACCGGGAAGGATCTGGTGATGAAAGACGTAAGTGGCAACACCAATCACCTCAGGTTAATCAACCTTGAAGGCTCCAATCAAAAGCTTCCTTTCATCCGCTGGTCGGAAGAAGATTACGAACAAAAGGATGCGGTGGAGACCTTACAATTTACTCACAAAAAAAGTGACGCTGGGGGTCAATATTTTCAGACTGGCAAGGATGCCCCTTTGAATCATAACCGCTTTAAAAACGGATATACGATCGAGGCCATATTCAAACTGCCGAAACAGTTCTCTCCGAAAGACCACGGTGGTATGGGCATTTTGTCAAGGGGTGGGCAACGCTCCAATTTAACCGTATCGGACTTTAAACAAGTCCAATGGGCCAGTCATCCCTTGAATCTTCAACGCACCGAGACAGATTGGTCCCTTGCCCTTGATAGTGAAGAAGACTGGTATCATGTAGCGGTCGTCAATGACGGGAAGAATACTAGCATCTATATAAATGGAGTGGCCGACTTCCGGCACTCCACTGTTGAAATGATCGGGATTGATTTTGCAAAAGGGAAGGGATGGAATATCGGGGCATCAGAAAAAGAGAATAAAGCGGATGCTTTGTTTGCAGGGAATTTACAGGAAATCCGCATCGCCAATCGATCTCTTCCAAAAGAAGACTGGCTTATCCAACATAAGCCCGGTGAACACGTCAAAAATGGATCCAATCGATATCAATCATTACGAACGAAAAAGAAAAATTATTCCTTTCTTTTTGTCCCGGATCCACAAAAAACGGTGCGATATAAACCAGAAATTTTCAAAGAACAAATGAGATGGATTTCAAAGAGATATGAACGGTTAAACATCGCTATGACCGCTTTCTTGGGAGATATGGTCGATCAAAGCGACTCGTTGGAGGAATGGGTCCACTCTTCTACAAGCGTCGGTATCCTCGACCAGAGAAAGGCACCGTATGTGACGATTGCCGGGAATCATGACTACGGTAAAGGAGATCCGTATCTTAAATATTACGGTTCAGGGCGTTTTGCGGACAAATCGTATTATAAAGATTCTTCCCCAACTGGATATAGTTCGTATTCCATCATTAAAGCGGGAAGCTATCATTACTTATTCCTTTCCCTCGACATGGAACATATGAAGGAGGATATTCCTTGGGCAAAAAAGGTTCTAAAAGCACACCCCAAAACACCGACCATCCTTCTATCTCATCAAATTCTTAACATAGAGGGAGTCACACCAATGGAGACAGAGAGGGGAACACTGGTCTGGTATGAACTGGTCCATCCCTTTAACCAGGTATTTATGACGGTCAATGGCCATCACCATGGCTCCACTCACAGAGTGAAACAAAATGCAGCAGGTAATCCCGTTTTACAAATGCTTGTCGACTACCAGTCAGGCTATCACGGGGGCAATGGCTGGATGAGGTTTGCAGAATTCGATGAAGCAGACGAGATGATTTCGTTTAAGACCTACTCCCCGTGGGTGGATAAGCTGCCGCGGCCGCAGAAAACGTATTTTGATGTGGCGTATTTAACGGGGGTGCGTGATCAATTCAAAGTGCCATTTAACTTTGAAGAGCGTTTTAATTTTGTTCAATGA
- a CDS encoding MupG family TIM beta-alpha barrel fold protein — MIGISVYLSDEAAEERILRASSSGMKLAFTSLHIPEESEYSREHVGHLLSIFKREGFEVFADVSRNTPTLLGLSRFEELKDLGVTALRLDDGFTAEEMVALSHHFQIAINASTVGRKELQEWTSSGLETGNMIAWHNFYPKPETGLDQDYFMKQQRLFEASDIPVYAFIPGDDEKRGPVYKGLPTLEDHRDQNPYTSAIQLRHWGVQGVFIGDPGCSQELIRKLMDYDQENVMELAYEGSGEIEGEYQLRPDPGRDVYRLLETRTNGDVLPSNTVERPRGTITRDNDLYGRYKGEMQIVRKNLEKNPAVNTVGRIRDEDLDLLELLEPGQKIRLIRGTGHSL, encoded by the coding sequence ATGATCGGAATCTCTGTTTATTTATCTGATGAAGCAGCCGAAGAGAGAATTCTTCGCGCTTCTTCATCAGGTATGAAGCTTGCGTTTACCTCTCTTCACATTCCTGAAGAGTCGGAGTATAGCAGGGAGCATGTCGGTCACCTGTTATCCATCTTTAAAAGGGAAGGGTTCGAAGTGTTTGCTGATGTATCGAGGAACACGCCCACTTTGTTAGGGTTGAGCCGTTTCGAAGAGTTAAAGGATTTGGGTGTGACGGCACTGCGGTTGGATGATGGGTTTACAGCAGAAGAGATGGTGGCGTTATCCCATCACTTTCAGATTGCCATCAATGCCAGTACGGTTGGGAGAAAAGAGCTTCAAGAATGGACCTCCAGTGGACTGGAAACAGGAAACATGATTGCCTGGCATAACTTCTATCCAAAGCCTGAAACCGGATTAGATCAGGATTACTTTATGAAGCAGCAAAGACTGTTTGAAGCTTCAGATATTCCGGTTTATGCCTTTATCCCAGGGGACGATGAAAAAAGAGGACCGGTATACAAGGGTCTCCCAACTTTGGAGGATCACCGTGATCAAAACCCTTATACGAGTGCCATTCAATTGAGACACTGGGGTGTCCAAGGTGTATTCATAGGCGACCCCGGTTGTTCACAGGAACTAATTCGTAAGCTAATGGATTATGATCAAGAGAATGTAATGGAGCTTGCGTATGAGGGAAGCGGTGAAATCGAGGGAGAATATCAACTCAGACCCGATCCGGGAAGAGATGTGTATCGACTACTTGAAACAAGGACAAATGGCGATGTTCTGCCTTCAAATACCGTAGAAAGACCACGTGGCACCATCACCCGGGACAATGATCTGTATGGACGCTATAAAGGGGAAATGCAAATTGTCCGAAAGAACCTGGAGAAAAATCCTGCTGTGAACACAGTCGGCAGAATTCGTGATGAAGACCTTGATCTATTGGAATTATTGGAGCCTGGTCAAAAGATCCGGTTGATAAGAGGGACGGGCCACAGTCTGTGA
- a CDS encoding PTS transporter subunit EIIC, giving the protein MTNKELAGVILERFGGADNIASYENCMTRLRVKVYNEDLVQKTSIKKIEGVLGFVEDETYQVILGPGKVNKVTEEFGKLVSAGSGDLDLKARAAEQKADLKKKNSTPFKLLLRRVANIFIPLIPALIASGLITGFTKFFVQAGWLNGESQLVMMLSIIGSGLFGYLGILVGMNAAKEFGGSAALGGLAGILIINPAIGDVTLFGENLLPGRGGLIGVLIAAIFMAFVEKKVRKVIPQAVDIIVTPTIALLVTGLLTYTVFMPVGGFISDLITNGLLSLIEMGGLVAGFVLGATFLPLVVTGLHQGLTPVHLELINTIGDDPLLPILAMGGAGQVGAAFAIFMKTKKKKLKRAIGGALPAGMLGIGEPLIFGVTLPLGRPFLTACLGAGFGGAFQAYFDVATFAIGVSGLPLIFLVNAGEILYYTIGLLIAYAAGFAITYLVGFKDEMASEFE; this is encoded by the coding sequence ATGACGAATAAAGAATTGGCTGGTGTTATTTTAGAGCGGTTTGGCGGTGCTGATAATATAGCAAGCTATGAAAATTGTATGACCAGACTGAGAGTGAAAGTATATAACGAAGATCTGGTCCAAAAGACGAGCATCAAGAAGATCGAAGGAGTATTAGGATTTGTAGAAGACGAAACGTATCAGGTCATTTTAGGACCGGGTAAGGTCAATAAAGTGACAGAAGAGTTTGGGAAGCTGGTATCAGCAGGATCAGGTGATCTTGACCTGAAAGCTCGTGCTGCGGAACAAAAAGCGGATTTGAAAAAGAAGAACAGTACTCCATTTAAATTACTTCTAAGACGAGTGGCAAATATCTTCATTCCGCTGATTCCTGCGTTGATTGCGTCAGGATTGATCACAGGGTTTACGAAGTTCTTCGTTCAAGCCGGCTGGTTAAATGGTGAGTCACAGCTTGTGATGATGCTCTCCATTATTGGTAGCGGATTATTTGGTTACCTGGGTATCCTGGTCGGGATGAATGCGGCGAAAGAATTTGGCGGCTCAGCGGCACTAGGCGGGTTGGCTGGTATTTTGATCATCAACCCGGCCATTGGTGATGTGACGTTATTTGGAGAAAATCTGCTTCCTGGCCGTGGCGGACTGATCGGGGTATTGATTGCTGCCATTTTCATGGCGTTTGTTGAGAAGAAGGTACGTAAGGTGATTCCGCAGGCTGTGGACATTATTGTGACACCGACCATTGCGTTACTTGTCACGGGATTATTAACATACACGGTATTCATGCCGGTAGGTGGATTTATTTCAGATTTGATTACGAACGGACTCCTTTCACTGATTGAAATGGGTGGATTAGTCGCTGGATTCGTCCTTGGCGCCACCTTCCTGCCACTCGTCGTAACCGGGTTGCATCAAGGATTGACACCGGTTCATCTGGAACTGATCAACACGATCGGGGACGACCCGCTTCTTCCGATCCTTGCAATGGGTGGAGCAGGACAAGTGGGAGCAGCCTTCGCGATCTTCATGAAAACAAAGAAGAAGAAGCTGAAGAGAGCCATTGGTGGAGCGCTTCCGGCAGGGATGCTAGGAATTGGTGAACCGCTCATCTTTGGTGTCACGTTACCACTCGGCAGACCATTCCTGACGGCGTGTTTAGGTGCCGGATTCGGGGGAGCATTCCAAGCGTACTTTGATGTCGCGACATTTGCGATCGGGGTATCAGGATTGCCGCTGATTTTCCTCGTGAATGCAGGAGAAATTCTTTACTACACGATCGGACTTTTAATTGCCTATGCAGCCGGTTTTGCTATCACGTATCTGGTTGGCTTTAAAGACGAAATGGCAAGTGAGTTCGAATGA